The proteins below come from a single Vitis vinifera cultivar Pinot Noir 40024 chromosome 9, ASM3070453v1 genomic window:
- the LOC104880339 gene encoding putative disease resistance protein At1g50180 isoform X3: MAESVVGFAVERLAYLLIHKASFLLEVKDQVEQMQTELRRMQCFLEDADAKQEEDKKVRNWIAEIREVAYDAEDVVENFILHVEKEGKIRGMVRQMDFSVGSKIQDIQKKISDLTRSLETYGIKTVRESEASSSRYELQQRRRRTYPHLIEEDVVGLEENVKELVNYLVRDEKCRVVSICGMGGLGKTTLATKVYHQTDVRSYFDSFAWAYISQQCRPQDVLQGIFIDLCSPKKDERKGILQMRYEELASSLYEFQKKTEIPSDSR, encoded by the exons ATGGCCGAGTCAGTTGTTGGCTTTGCTGTGGAAAGACTTGCCTACTTACTAATTCACAAGGCAAGTTTCTTATTGGAGGTGAAGGATCAAGTTGAGCAGATGCAAACTGAGCTGAGAAGGATGCAATGTTTCTTAGAAGATGCTGAtgcaaaacaagaagaagacaAGAAAGTCCGCAACTGGATTGCAGAGATAAGAGAAGTTGCTTATGATGCCGAGGATGTTgtagaaaattttattcttcatgttgaaaaggaaggaaaaatccGAGGGATGGTGAGGCAGATGGACTTTTCTGTTGGATCCAAGATTCAGGATATCCAAAAGAAGATTTCTGATCTCACTAGAAGTTTAGAAACTTATGGTATAAAAACTGTAAGAGAAAGTGAAGCTTCGAGTTCTAGATATGAGTTGCAGCAACGAAGAAGGCGAACTTATCCCCATTTGATTGAAGAGGATGTTGTTGGATTGGAGGAAAATGTGAAGGAATTGGTAAACTATTTAGTGAGAGATGAGAAGTGCCGAGTCGTTTCCATTTGTGGTATGGGTGGTTTGGGGAAGACCACTCTTGCCACAAAGGTTTACCATCAAACTGATGTTAGGAGTTACTTTGATTCTTTTGCTTGGGCTTACATATCTCAACAATGTCGACCACAAGATGTCTTGCAGGGGATTTTCATTGATCTCTGCTCTCCTAAAAAAGATGAGAGGAag GGTATTTTACAAATGAGGTATGAAGAGCTTGCCAGTAGTCTCTAtgaattccaaaaaaaaacagaaatccCTAGTGATTCTCGATGA
- the LOC104880339 gene encoding disease resistance RPP8-like protein 3 isoform X1, whose amino-acid sequence MVGICGGLPLAIITLRGLLPKKRRLKEWEMMCRNINLYLRSGKRHGEENGLISEVLALSYYDLPYQLKPCFLYLGLFPKDTEVSTKKLIQMWVAEGIVTSMNEEKAEDIAERYLGELIDRCMVEVGARSLTGRVKTCRLHDLMRDLCLLKAKEQSFLQGIHLGHEKEPITVFSSSMVPVMPTGKLRRLSIFLGEHVDGFVPPKNENFSRLRSLLFFNAKDCRIRDWQWAKPVLEEFKLLRVLHLEGFKTEGELPKTIGSLIHLRYLSLKNSSIRSLPSSIGNLGCLRTLDLSFALEGYVPKIPNVMLKMLQLRHLYLPSKFTVTGATKLRLSDLCHLETLSLLDARKSNVKELVKLTSLRKLEIVSLESFEELEVIFNSPSPILNSLRSLSVEILDDRVEEGNLTQFLQACHNDFYRLSIDGALSKLPDPSKFKPNLSKLRLSKSKLLNDPMTTLGKLPHLKVLELGDAYDGKKMVCSCEDFPQLNSLFISDFPKLEEWTINAGSLPNLFNLKIRQCEQMERIPNGLNLIATLQKLEIIWMPEAFVNMIKVEVQHVHSISLSIVE is encoded by the coding sequence ATGGTTGGTATATGCGGGGGATTGCCACTAGCCATTATTACTCTTCGAGGACTTTTGCCCAAAAAAAGAAGATTGAAAGAGTGGGAAATGATGTGTAGAAATATCAATTTATATCTACGAAGTGGTAAAAGACATGGTGAAGAAAATGGATTAATATCGGAGGTGTTAGCTTTAAGCTATTATGATTTGCCATATCAATTAAAACCATGCTTTCTTTATCTGGGTCTTTTCCCAAAGGATACTGAAGTATCCACCAAGAAATTGATACAAATGTGGGTGGCTGAAGGAATAGTTACATCTATGAATGAAGAAAAGGCAGAGGATATTGCAGAGCGTTACTTGGGTGAACTGATTGATAGGTGTATGGTTGAAGTAGGGGCAAGGAGCCTAACTGGAAGAGTCAAAACTTGTCGACTCCATGATCTCATGCGAGATTTATGCTTGTTAAAGGCGAAAGAGCAATCCTTCCTTCAAGGTATTCATCTTGGGCATGAGAAGGAGCCAATaacagttttttcttcttccatggTACCTGTAATGCCAACGGGTAAACTTCGCAGATTATCCATATTTTTAGGTGAACATGTTGATGGATTTGTCCCacctaaaaatgaaaatttttcgcGCCTTCGatcacttttatttttcaatgcaAAAGATTGTAGGATAAGAGATTGGCAGTGGGCGAAACCCGTGCTTGAGGAATTCAAATTACTTAGAGTTTTACATCTTGAAGGATTTAAAACTGAAGGAGAGTTGCCTAAGACAATAGGGAGTCTCATCCACTTAAGATACTTGAGTTTAAAGAATAGTAGCATACGATCCTTACCATCATCCATAGGGAATTTGGGATGTTTGCGTACCCTTGATTTATCATTTGCTTTAGAAGGATATGTGCCAAAAATCCCAAATGTGATGTTGAAGATGCTACAGTTGAGACATCTATATCTTCCTTCAAAATTTACAGTAACCGGTGCTACCAAGTTGCGATTATCTGATTTGTGTCACCTAGAGACTTTGAGCTTGCTTGATGCAAGAAAATCTAATGTAAAAGAGCTTGTCAAATTAACTAGTCTCCGCAAATTAGAGATTGTTTCATTAGAAAGCTTTGAAGAGTTGGAGGTGATTTTCAATTCTCCAAGTCCCATCTTGAACAGCCTTCGGTCCTTGTCTGTGGAGATCTTGGATGATAGAGTTGAAGAAGGAAATTTGACACAATTTCTGCAGGCTTGTCACAATGACTTTTATAGATTGTCTATAGATGGTGCACTAAGCAAGTTACCAGATCCCAGCAAATTCAAGCCAAACCTATCCAAGTTAAGATTGTCCAAATCTAAACTTTTGAATGATCCAATGACAACATTGGGGAAGCTACCTCACCTAAAAGTTCTTGAACTAGGGGATGCATATGATGGAAAGAAAATGGTTTGCAGCTGTGAAGACTTTCCTCAACttaattctctttttatttctgACTTTCCCAAGTTAGAGGAGTGGACGATAAATGCAGGATCCTTGCCCAATCTCTTCAATTTAAAGATTAGACAGTGTGAACAAATGGAAAGAATTCCAAATGGATTGAATTTGATCGCCACCCTCCAAAAACTGGAGATTATATGGATGCCAGAGGCATTTGTGAACATGATTAAAGTTGAAGTCCAACATGTGCATtccatctctctctctattgTTGAATGA
- the LOC104880339 gene encoding putative disease resistance protein At1g50180 isoform X2, whose protein sequence is MAESVVGFAVERLAYLLIHKASFLLEVKDQVEQMQTELRRMQCFLEDADAKQEEDKKVRNWIAEIREVAYDAEDVVENFILHVEKEGKIRGMVRQMDFSVGSKIQDIQKKISDLTRSLETYGIKTVRESEASSSRYELQQRRRRTYPHLIEEDVVGLEENVKELVNYLVRDEKCRVVSICGMGGLGKTTLATKVYHQTDVRSYFDSFAWAYISQQCRPQDVLQGIFIDLCSPKKDERKVITTQKVLFYTFKSLCFKHFCVVILHLYSNWHVKDLAMTPNHICG, encoded by the coding sequence ATGGCCGAGTCAGTTGTTGGCTTTGCTGTGGAAAGACTTGCCTACTTACTAATTCACAAGGCAAGTTTCTTATTGGAGGTGAAGGATCAAGTTGAGCAGATGCAAACTGAGCTGAGAAGGATGCAATGTTTCTTAGAAGATGCTGAtgcaaaacaagaagaagacaAGAAAGTCCGCAACTGGATTGCAGAGATAAGAGAAGTTGCTTATGATGCCGAGGATGTTgtagaaaattttattcttcatgttgaaaaggaaggaaaaatccGAGGGATGGTGAGGCAGATGGACTTTTCTGTTGGATCCAAGATTCAGGATATCCAAAAGAAGATTTCTGATCTCACTAGAAGTTTAGAAACTTATGGTATAAAAACTGTAAGAGAAAGTGAAGCTTCGAGTTCTAGATATGAGTTGCAGCAACGAAGAAGGCGAACTTATCCCCATTTGATTGAAGAGGATGTTGTTGGATTGGAGGAAAATGTGAAGGAATTGGTAAACTATTTAGTGAGAGATGAGAAGTGCCGAGTCGTTTCCATTTGTGGTATGGGTGGTTTGGGGAAGACCACTCTTGCCACAAAGGTTTACCATCAAACTGATGTTAGGAGTTACTTTGATTCTTTTGCTTGGGCTTACATATCTCAACAATGTCGACCACAAGATGTCTTGCAGGGGATTTTCATTGATCTCTGCTCTCCTAAAAAAGATGAGAGGAaggtgattactacccaaaaagtgttattttacacctttaagtcattatgttttaagcacttttgtgtagtaattcttcatctttattccaattggcatgttaaggacctagcaatgactcctaatcatatttgtggctag
- the LOC104880340 gene encoding sister chromatid cohesion protein PDS5 homolog C: protein MASASNGFEAKLRDVGNRLLHPPSSADKLLPLLEKAESYLAKVEQQPCMSTKIALSPLMEALVTDQILKHGNCVVKVSAVACISEITRITAPDAPYNDNQMTEIFQLTVASFENLSDTTSPCYSKAILILKSVATYRWCLVMLDLECDQIIIDMFQLFLNVIRSDHPEEVFSAMETIMTLVMDESEYVLVELVSPILATVRKDNKAIIIFCMILFSSFLTS from the exons ATGGCTTCTGCAAGTAATGGGTTTGAAGCAAAGCTAAGAGATGTTGGGAATAGGCTTCTGCACCCTCCATCTTCTGCTGATAAACTCTTGCCTCTTCTTGAA AAGGCTGAGTCTTATTTGGCAAAGGTGGAACAACAACCATGTATGTCAACAAAGATTGCACTTTCACCTCTCATGGAAGCATTGGTCACAGATCAAATCTTGAAGCATGGAAATTGTGTTGTCAAAGTGTCAGCTGTTGCCTGCATAAGTGAGATCACAAGGATAACGGCACCAGATGCTCCTTACAATGATAATCAAATGACG GAAATTTTCCAGTTGACTGTAGCATCATTTGAGAACTTGTCTGATACGACGAGTCCTTGTTATTCCAAGGCCATTTTGATTCTTAAGAGTGTTGCAACCTACAGATGGTGCCTGGTGATGCTGGACCTTGAATGTGACCAAATAATTATTGATATGTTCCAACTTTTTCTAAATGTCATTAG GTCTGACCACCCAGAAGAAGTATTTTCAGCCATGGAGACTATTATGACTCTGGTCATGGATGAAAGTGAATATGTTCTGGTTGAGCTTGTTAGTCCCATTCTAGCTACTGTGAGAAAGGATAATAAGGCAATAATCATCTTTTGCATGATTTTATTTAGTTCATTTTTAACTTCATAA